In Acidobacteriaceae bacterium, the following are encoded in one genomic region:
- a CDS encoding oxidative damage protection protein: MAHMVFCTKYKQEMEGLDEPPFDSDFGQKIFKNVSKKAWDEWIERQKMLLNEYRLQPWTREAQEFLVEQMNEFFFGTGGELPKEYVAPTH; encoded by the coding sequence GTGTTCTGCACGAAGTACAAGCAGGAGATGGAAGGGCTCGACGAGCCGCCGTTTGACTCGGACTTCGGACAGAAGATCTTCAAGAACGTCTCGAAGAAGGCCTGGGACGAGTGGATCGAACGGCAGAAGATGCTGCTGAACGAGTATCGTCTGCAGCCGTGGACCCGCGAGGCACAGGAGTTCCTGGTCGAGCAGATGAACGAGTTTTTCTTTGGCACAGGCGGCGAGCTGCCGAAGGAATACGTCGCTCCTACCCACTAA